In the Nitrospirales bacterium LBB_01 genome, one interval contains:
- a CDS encoding glutamate synthase, which produces MCRLSAITSGEYISPMENVLSLETMKEGHDGSGMGLILKDLGGEFESFKKYPILSGICSKSGMKELDNFMSASGFKSVHSWHPKIKPVTGVKVRDCYFANVYDYPDEFQDKSTTEKEALLLDIRLKLRAMGQEDESIIVFSFYPDILTLKEVGDPIQLSEFFGLDQSSLKAKIILAQGRQNTNYAINLYACHPFFIQGYGSMTNGENTAFVPIREYLTSRGLPGYIGYNSDSEVFTHILHYTNKVLGYPLKYYKDVITPLKKEEIEDRPDKDFAMYMKMCLRFLCIDGPNCVIGFTPDGHCFMVQDAKKLRPGVVGGVPGKYALVSEQCGLNSAISERDPSTDIYPMRYDMVIVSPQAKEVRVWNQLQGWTKTMN; this is translated from the coding sequence ATGTGCCGGTTAAGCGCAATAACTTCAGGAGAGTACATCTCTCCAATGGAAAATGTACTGTCCCTTGAGACTATGAAAGAGGGACACGATGGCTCTGGAATGGGTCTGATTTTAAAAGACCTCGGCGGAGAATTTGAATCTTTTAAAAAATACCCCATTCTCTCTGGAATTTGCTCAAAAAGCGGCATGAAGGAACTTGACAACTTCATGTCTGCGTCTGGTTTTAAGTCTGTCCACTCATGGCATCCTAAAATCAAACCCGTTACCGGCGTTAAGGTAAGAGACTGCTACTTTGCAAACGTTTATGACTACCCGGATGAGTTTCAGGATAAATCCACTACTGAAAAAGAAGCCCTCCTTCTTGACATCCGCCTTAAACTCAGAGCTATGGGGCAAGAGGATGAATCCATCATAGTGTTTTCCTTCTACCCAGACATCCTTACTCTTAAGGAGGTTGGCGATCCGATACAATTAAGCGAATTCTTTGGTCTTGATCAATCCTCACTTAAGGCAAAGATAATTCTAGCTCAGGGCAGGCAAAATACCAATTACGCCATAAATCTTTACGCTTGCCATCCGTTTTTTATTCAGGGTTATGGTTCTATGACAAACGGCGAGAACACCGCATTTGTCCCAATTAGAGAGTATCTGACAAGCCGCGGGTTACCGGGCTACATTGGCTATAACAGCGATAGCGAGGTCTTTACTCACATTCTGCACTACACCAACAAGGTGTTGGGTTATCCGCTAAAATACTACAAAGACGTTATCACTCCGCTTAAAAAAGAAGAGATTGAGGACAGACCGGATAAGGATTTCGCTATGTATATGAAAATGTGCCTACGGTTTCTCTGCATAGACGGCCCAAACTGTGTGATAGGCTTTACACCGGATGGGCACTGTTTTATGGTGCAGGATGCTAAGAAGCTGCGCCCTGGAGTCGTCGGCGGAGTTCCGGGCAAATATGCCCTTGTCTCAGAACAGTGCGGACTTAACAGCGCTATTTCTGAAAGAGACCCATCCACGGATATTTACCCTATGAGATACGATATGGTTATTGTCTCACCGCAGGCAAAGGAGGTAAGAGTATGGAACCAGCTGCAAGGTTGGACCAAAACCATGAACTAA
- a CDS encoding methyltransferase domain-containing protein: MSDILKLKNLMWGYSKSKVLFTANNLKVFDYLKKPKSAKSLASKLDTDLRATTILLDALTALEFLQKDEDFRYVNSPFAMEYLISSSPLYQGDIISHSDTLWKNWSGLDEIMKTGKPYRSARNHDSFIRAMHNISIIKVKDVIDCIDLTGVKLAIDIGGGPGTYTIELAKRGVETTLFDRADTIVIAKEFVKKSRRKNVKYIEGDFTTDSFGGKYDLAFISQVFHSYSVKESLTLIRKIKKALNKNGIIAIQEFLIEDNLASPLDGAMFAVNMLVNSDNGRCYSVNEMSSWLKKCGFSDVTVKHVNDSVIVCARLS; this comes from the coding sequence ATGTCAGATATTCTTAAGCTAAAAAACCTTATGTGGGGATATAGTAAAAGCAAGGTTCTCTTTACAGCTAATAATCTGAAAGTCTTTGATTACCTTAAAAAACCAAAATCTGCTAAATCCCTTGCCTCTAAACTTGACACTGACCTCAGAGCAACAACCATTTTGCTGGACGCTCTGACTGCCCTTGAATTTTTACAGAAGGACGAAGATTTCCGGTATGTTAATTCGCCGTTTGCAATGGAATACTTGATTAGCTCGTCTCCTTTATATCAGGGGGATATTATAAGCCACAGCGATACGCTTTGGAAAAACTGGAGCGGCCTTGATGAGATTATGAAAACCGGAAAACCATATCGCAGTGCCCGCAATCACGACAGTTTTATTCGGGCTATGCACAACATATCCATAATTAAAGTAAAAGACGTAATTGACTGCATTGATTTAACCGGCGTTAAGCTTGCTATTGATATTGGAGGAGGCCCGGGCACTTACACTATAGAGCTTGCTAAGCGGGGAGTTGAAACCACACTGTTTGACAGAGCCGATACAATCGTCATTGCCAAAGAGTTTGTAAAGAAGTCTCGGCGTAAAAACGTAAAATACATAGAAGGTGATTTTACAACCGATTCATTTGGAGGCAAATATGATTTGGCATTCATCAGCCAGGTGTTTCACTCCTATTCGGTTAAGGAATCTCTGACTCTTATAAGAAAGATAAAGAAAGCGTTGAATAAAAACGGCATAATTGCCATTCAGGAGTTTCTTATTGAGGATAACCTTGCATCCCCGCTTGACGGCGCTATGTTTGCCGTAAATATGCTTGTTAACTCTGACAATGGCAGGTGCTACTCAGTTAATGAAATGAGCTCATGGCTTAAAAAGTGCGGCTTTAGCGATGTTACAGTTAAGCACGTCAATGATTCTGTAATCGTCTGTGCACGGTTGTCATAG
- the glgA gene encoding glycogen synthase GlgA — protein MLKKLKVLMVTSEMLPFAKEGGLADVVGSLSVELAKSGHDVRVVMPKYGSISDTTFTDLGKTLSVPMGCIGTVDSGVFKCKLPGAKGTVYFIDNKQYFGREGGLYSDIHGTGFLDNDNRFVFLSRAALELCKLLKFKPDIIHVHDWHTAAVPVFINKAYHEDPFIGEAATVLTIHNLQHQGEFYEGLMDVLGIGWEHFNYLCLEKDGNTNLLKGAIYNATTITIVSESYAREILTPEFSFGLDGVLRERSGDLVGILNGVDYEQWNPETDSLIASKYSDTDMSGKALCKSDLQKTFGLPERPDVPLIGIVTRLVKQKGINLLAEAVCNILEMDIQIVLLGTGEVWANFFFGDLPNRAKDRFACYIGYDNTLAHKTEAGADFFLMPSEFEPCGLNQMYSMRYGTIPIVRSVGGLNDTVENFDETNGTGTGFKFYDFTATALQNTVGWAVHSYYNNRDKLEALKRRIMKIDFSWKNAAVKYENLYYDSVKKRIGETIFEKRFH, from the coding sequence ATGCTTAAGAAGCTAAAAGTTTTAATGGTAACCTCTGAAATGTTACCATTTGCTAAGGAGGGCGGGCTTGCCGATGTTGTCGGTTCATTATCTGTAGAGCTTGCAAAATCAGGGCATGACGTCAGAGTCGTTATGCCAAAGTATGGCAGCATTAGTGATACGACTTTTACTGATTTAGGCAAAACCCTCAGTGTGCCTATGGGCTGCATTGGTACTGTGGATTCGGGAGTTTTCAAGTGTAAACTTCCCGGAGCTAAGGGCACGGTCTATTTCATAGACAACAAACAGTATTTTGGACGTGAGGGCGGACTGTACTCAGACATTCACGGCACCGGATTTTTGGATAATGATAATCGTTTTGTGTTTCTTTCCAGAGCCGCTCTTGAACTCTGTAAACTTTTGAAATTTAAACCGGATATTATTCACGTACATGACTGGCACACGGCGGCAGTGCCGGTCTTTATTAATAAGGCTTATCACGAAGACCCATTCATCGGTGAGGCGGCTACTGTACTGACTATTCATAACCTTCAGCATCAGGGTGAGTTTTACGAAGGTCTTATGGATGTGCTTGGCATTGGGTGGGAACACTTTAACTACCTGTGTCTTGAAAAAGACGGTAACACCAATCTGCTTAAAGGCGCCATATATAACGCTACAACCATAACCATAGTCAGTGAGTCCTATGCGCGGGAGATTCTCACGCCTGAGTTTAGCTTTGGGCTGGATGGCGTATTAAGGGAACGCTCCGGTGATTTGGTTGGAATCCTAAACGGCGTGGACTATGAGCAGTGGAATCCTGAGACCGATAGTTTAATAGCCTCAAAGTACAGCGATACCGATATGTCTGGCAAGGCGCTGTGTAAGAGTGATTTACAAAAGACATTTGGTCTTCCTGAGCGCCCTGATGTTCCGCTAATCGGCATAGTAACCAGACTTGTCAAACAAAAAGGAATTAATCTGCTTGCTGAGGCAGTCTGTAACATACTTGAGATGGATATTCAGATAGTTTTACTTGGAACGGGCGAGGTGTGGGCAAATTTCTTCTTTGGCGACCTTCCAAACAGAGCTAAAGACCGCTTTGCATGTTATATCGGTTACGACAACACGCTTGCACACAAGACAGAGGCAGGCGCCGATTTTTTTCTCATGCCCTCTGAGTTTGAACCCTGCGGTCTTAACCAGATGTACAGTATGCGCTACGGCACTATTCCTATCGTGCGCTCTGTGGGCGGACTTAACGATACCGTTGAAAATTTTGACGAAACAAACGGAACCGGCACTGGATTTAAATTCTATGATTTTACGGCGACAGCCCTGCAAAACACAGTTGGTTGGGCAGTCCACAGCTACTACAACAACAGAGACAAACTGGAGGCGCTAAAAAGACGTATCATGAAAATTGACTTTTCATGGAAAAATGCGGCTGTTAAGTACGAAAACCTTTACTACGACTCAGTAAAAAAGCGCATTGGTGAAACCATCTTTGAAAAAAGATTTCACTGA
- a CDS encoding glycosyltransferase family 2 protein, translating to MLLYRVNPLVSIIIPTYNRGELLRETLESVLAQTYQNFEVIIVDDYSEDATEAIVKRFKDSRIKFLQSRIRHIIAASRNQGIKEASGEFIAFVDSDDLWLPEKLQKQLDTFAAHKDILAVSTNAMFFPGFKKPALDYTEHRIVLFKDMLYDCVVVNSSSVIRKEVVDAIGYQDENMKATEDFDYWLRLLRYRDRSILVMKDVLVKYRFHTGNISPSSGNMTHMNEFGFVEYALRKHLDFDPEHVERAIKNRKVRAYKLDTCNSYRGGNMGLIEFVKHDGLSLVEKLRTVAGKNFQLIRNLKNNLINRFGGRQ from the coding sequence TTGTTATTATACAGAGTGAATCCGCTGGTATCAATAATAATACCGACATACAATCGTGGAGAGCTTCTTAGAGAAACTCTGGAATCTGTATTAGCTCAGACATATCAGAATTTTGAAGTTATTATCGTAGATGACTACTCGGAGGATGCCACAGAAGCCATTGTAAAAAGATTTAAAGACAGCAGAATAAAATTTTTACAAAGCCGCATCAGACACATCATAGCTGCAAGCCGCAATCAGGGGATTAAAGAGGCCTCCGGTGAATTTATAGCGTTCGTTGACTCGGATGACTTATGGCTGCCGGAAAAACTCCAAAAACAGCTTGACACTTTTGCCGCCCATAAAGACATCCTTGCAGTGTCAACAAACGCCATGTTTTTCCCGGGATTTAAGAAACCTGCCCTTGATTATACTGAACACAGGATTGTGCTATTTAAGGATATGCTTTATGACTGTGTAGTGGTGAACTCAAGCTCGGTTATAAGAAAAGAGGTCGTTGACGCTATTGGGTATCAGGATGAGAACATGAAAGCCACTGAGGATTTTGATTATTGGCTAAGACTGCTCAGGTACCGGGACAGGAGTATTCTTGTGATGAAAGATGTTTTGGTGAAATATCGGTTTCATACCGGAAACATAAGCCCGTCAAGCGGCAACATGACGCATATGAATGAGTTTGGCTTCGTTGAATATGCTCTCAGAAAACACCTTGATTTTGATCCAGAGCACGTTGAAAGAGCTATAAAAAACAGGAAAGTAAGAGCTTACAAATTAGACACCTGTAACAGCTACAGGGGCGGCAACATGGGTCTGATAGAGTTTGTAAAACATGACGGATTAAGTCTGGTTGAAAAACTGAGGACAGTTGCCGGCAAGAATTTTCAGTTAATCAGAAATTTAAAAAATAATTTAATAAATAGATTCGGGGGGAGACAATGA
- the purD gene encoding phosphoribosylamine--glycine ligase: MKILVIGGGGREHAIIWALKKSKRVDKVYCCPGNAGIAAMADCVDIEVDNVKALIDFVKYEWIDCTIVGPEVPLCAGIVDTFEKEGLKIFGPNHKAAQLECSKAFSKDFMRRHGIPTADYKVFSSSILAEEYVRIKGTPIVVKADGLAAGKGVVVAGTSDEAVSAIRLIMNDRAFGAAGDRVVIEDCIEGEEASFMAFTDGKTIIPMVSSQDHKRVFDNDTGPNTGGMGAYSPAPVITPDMEKVVMEKVMKPVVHYLAKEGIIYKGILYAGLMIKDGKPYVLEFNCRLGDPETQAVLMRLETELIDIIFGVIEGNLDKVKVEWSNRHSVTVVLASGGYPGKFEKDKPITGLDKIMPLKDVVVFHAGTGYKDNSIVTAGGRVCAVSALGRNVKDALDKAYSAIKLIHFDNMHYRKDIAHRAVTLKPE; this comes from the coding sequence ATGAAGATACTGGTGATAGGCGGCGGCGGGCGTGAGCACGCCATCATATGGGCTTTAAAAAAGAGCAAACGGGTGGATAAGGTTTATTGCTGCCCCGGTAACGCCGGCATTGCCGCTATGGCCGATTGTGTTGACATAGAGGTGGATAACGTGAAGGCTCTTATAGATTTCGTAAAATATGAGTGGATAGACTGCACAATTGTGGGCCCTGAGGTACCACTTTGTGCCGGCATTGTGGATACATTTGAAAAAGAGGGTTTAAAAATATTTGGCCCAAACCATAAAGCCGCTCAGCTTGAATGCTCTAAGGCCTTCTCTAAGGATTTCATGAGACGCCACGGGATTCCCACAGCCGATTACAAAGTGTTTTCATCAAGCATACTCGCAGAGGAATATGTGCGCATCAAGGGCACTCCGATTGTAGTTAAGGCAGATGGGCTTGCCGCAGGCAAGGGGGTTGTGGTAGCAGGTACCTCCGATGAGGCAGTCTCTGCCATCAGGTTAATCATGAATGACAGGGCTTTTGGCGCGGCAGGAGACAGAGTCGTCATAGAGGATTGTATTGAAGGCGAGGAGGCCTCCTTCATGGCCTTTACCGACGGTAAAACGATAATTCCTATGGTCTCATCTCAGGACCACAAACGCGTGTTTGATAACGACACTGGGCCAAACACCGGAGGCATGGGCGCTTACAGTCCGGCCCCAGTGATAACTCCAGATATGGAAAAAGTGGTCATGGAAAAAGTCATGAAGCCTGTAGTCCATTATCTTGCAAAAGAGGGTATCATATACAAGGGAATTCTCTATGCCGGACTTATGATTAAAGACGGAAAGCCTTATGTGCTTGAGTTTAACTGCCGACTTGGCGACCCTGAAACTCAAGCTGTCCTCATGCGGCTTGAGACGGAACTGATTGATATAATATTTGGCGTAATTGAGGGTAATTTGGATAAAGTGAAAGTTGAGTGGTCAAACAGACACTCGGTTACTGTGGTGTTAGCCTCAGGCGGGTATCCCGGGAAATTTGAAAAGGATAAACCAATAACAGGACTTGATAAAATAATGCCGCTCAAAGATGTGGTTGTCTTTCATGCCGGAACGGGGTATAAGGACAATTCCATCGTGACTGCAGGGGGCAGAGTTTGTGCTGTAAGCGCACTAGGCAGAAACGTTAAAGATGCTCTTGATAAAGCCTACTCGGCGATTAAACTGATACACTTTGACAATATGCACTACAGAAAAGACATTGCACACAGGGCTGTCACACTTAAACCGGAATAA
- a CDS encoding protein kinase, with product MKKFNLLYDSTIAMTKIGRYRILHELGAGAMGLVYRGVDTIIDRVVAIKTIKMGKAITNVNLKDMLTLFYQEVRIAGKLSHPNIATIFDVGEFNDIHYFVMEYVDGVNLKSIIMEKASFRLIEKVGLLIQIANALHYAHQRGVIHRDIKPANIMIVSDDKRAVRDYQVKIMDFGIAMLSSSNTGIGKQSSERILGTPSYMSPEQISGLELDRQTDIFSLACLAYEFLAGKKPFSAPTLPELFQKIKTTTPTQLYKIDPTIPEDLSKCILKGLEKNKEYRYQSAGEFADELEIFHNREELLETQKLDISKEYADKEFLQSLKRNYAFFSDFSIDELNTIYNISLKLSYKKGDVIFKENTVGSKMFIIISGQVKITKQFDDSGTETILNVLKLGECFGEMSIISAAPRFAAAVAETDCSLIAINEVILRTSEPRLCLKLYKNLAIILTEKLKKSDAKVNALLARMKN from the coding sequence ATGAAAAAATTCAACCTGTTATACGACTCCACAATTGCCATGACAAAAATTGGCAGGTACCGGATATTGCATGAGCTTGGGGCAGGAGCAATGGGGCTTGTTTATCGTGGTGTGGATACGATTATTGACAGGGTGGTTGCCATAAAGACAATCAAAATGGGGAAAGCCATAACAAATGTCAATTTAAAGGATATGCTCACTCTGTTTTATCAGGAGGTGAGAATTGCCGGAAAGTTATCCCATCCTAACATAGCAACCATTTTTGACGTTGGTGAATTTAATGACATTCACTACTTTGTGATGGAGTACGTGGACGGAGTTAATCTTAAAAGCATAATCATGGAAAAAGCATCGTTTAGACTTATTGAAAAGGTAGGGTTACTGATTCAGATAGCCAATGCGCTTCACTATGCGCATCAAAGAGGTGTGATTCACAGAGACATAAAACCTGCTAACATAATGATTGTCTCAGACGACAAAAGAGCAGTGCGGGATTATCAGGTTAAGATTATGGACTTTGGTATAGCTATGCTCTCATCCTCAAACACTGGCATTGGCAAACAATCCTCCGAAAGAATTCTGGGAACTCCCTCGTATATGTCGCCTGAGCAGATTTCAGGACTGGAGCTTGACAGACAAACAGATATTTTCTCATTAGCCTGTCTTGCGTATGAATTTCTTGCGGGTAAAAAACCCTTTTCAGCGCCCACGCTTCCCGAACTCTTTCAGAAAATAAAGACCACCACACCTACCCAACTTTACAAGATTGACCCCACTATTCCCGAGGACCTCAGCAAGTGTATATTAAAGGGACTTGAAAAAAACAAAGAATACAGATACCAGTCCGCAGGTGAATTTGCCGATGAGCTGGAGATTTTTCATAATCGTGAGGAGTTGCTGGAGACTCAGAAACTTGATATATCCAAAGAATATGCCGATAAGGAATTCCTGCAAAGCCTTAAAAGAAACTATGCGTTTTTTTCTGATTTCTCAATAGATGAGCTTAACACAATTTATAACATCAGTCTTAAGCTTTCATATAAGAAGGGAGATGTGATTTTTAAGGAAAACACCGTAGGGAGTAAGATGTTTATAATCATTTCAGGGCAGGTCAAAATCACTAAACAGTTTGATGACTCAGGCACGGAAACCATATTAAACGTACTAAAGCTTGGCGAGTGTTTTGGGGAGATGTCTATCATATCGGCTGCCCCACGGTTTGCTGCCGCCGTAGCTGAGACCGATTGCAGCCTTATCGCCATCAACGAGGTAATACTAAGAACATCAGAGCCCCGGCTCTGTCTGAAACTTTACAAAAATTTGGCTATAATTCTCACGGAGAAACTCAAAAAAAGCGATGCAAAGGTCAATGCGCTTTTGGCAAGGATGAAAAACTAG
- a CDS encoding DUF1460 domain-containing protein, protein MKTFKILIGIAILLILTGTGQCFPSDEEISTLQQEMKTLPIGDRIAMWAEKFVGTPYDTDPLGAYVRNKVIVYDKKVDCMYHIFRSVELAIGSTPEDSVEAALNLRFKTKGKLDSDGLVTNYDDRFQYAEDMVTSGKWSKDVTSELGGTTQIKGDRGVESVTIVPKENIKDVIPLLKSGDIVFLIKKVEKRVVGEIVGHEGIIKVENSDVYLVHASGLKNKENENYKVKKVPLLDYAANMPFIGITVLRFASQ, encoded by the coding sequence ATGAAAACTTTTAAAATACTAATCGGTATAGCGATATTACTAATACTAACCGGCACTGGCCAATGTTTTCCATCTGATGAGGAAATCTCTACGTTACAGCAAGAAATGAAAACTCTCCCGATTGGTGATAGAATTGCTATGTGGGCAGAAAAGTTTGTCGGCACTCCTTATGACACCGACCCTCTGGGAGCTTATGTAAGAAACAAGGTTATTGTTTATGACAAAAAGGTTGACTGCATGTATCATATATTTAGATCTGTGGAGTTGGCTATCGGAAGCACACCGGAAGATTCAGTAGAAGCTGCCCTTAACCTGCGGTTTAAAACCAAAGGGAAACTTGACTCAGATGGTCTTGTCACTAACTATGACGACAGATTTCAGTACGCTGAGGATATGGTAACAAGCGGCAAGTGGAGCAAAGACGTCACCTCTGAGCTTGGCGGCACAACTCAGATAAAAGGAGACAGGGGAGTGGAGAGTGTCACAATTGTCCCAAAGGAAAACATAAAAGATGTTATTCCACTCCTAAAAAGCGGCGACATCGTGTTTTTGATAAAAAAGGTAGAAAAACGGGTGGTTGGTGAAATAGTTGGCCACGAGGGTATAATCAAGGTGGAAAACAGCGATGTTTACTTAGTACATGCAAGCGGACTTAAAAACAAAGAAAACGAAAACTACAAGGTAAAAAAAGTCCCCTTACTTGACTATGCCGCAAATATGCCCTTTATCGGTATCACAGTATTGAGATTTGCTTCACAGTGA
- the ruvC gene encoding crossover junction endodeoxyribonuclease RuvC, with product MGIDPGSIHCGYGVLHSDGAILRLICTGRISPPAKNPLSERLRFIFEKLRDIMTETHPAEMAIEKVFNAKNFISALHLGHARAVAMLCASLEGLTVSEYSALEIKKAVSGYGKADKNQVLQMVKAILNIKEDIPFDSSDALAVAICHINSIRFR from the coding sequence ATCGGTATTGACCCCGGCAGCATTCACTGCGGCTACGGGGTTTTACACTCAGACGGAGCCATCCTGCGGCTTATATGCACTGGTAGGATTTCCCCACCGGCTAAAAACCCGCTGTCTGAGAGATTAAGATTTATCTTTGAAAAGTTAAGAGATATAATGACTGAAACTCACCCAGCTGAGATGGCTATCGAAAAGGTGTTTAACGCAAAGAATTTTATATCGGCACTCCACTTAGGTCATGCCAGAGCAGTGGCAATGCTCTGTGCCTCCTTAGAGGGACTAACCGTGTCTGAATACTCAGCACTTGAAATCAAAAAAGCCGTCAGCGGTTACGGCAAGGCCGACAAAAATCAGGTACTCCAAATGGTTAAAGCGATTTTAAATATCAAAGAGGATATCCCGTTTGACAGCTCCGATGCCCTTGCCGTTGCAATATGCCATATTAACTCTATTAGATTTAGGTAA
- a CDS encoding TIGR02757 family protein, with protein MKLKELLDSFYDSFDFKERVLNDPIEFPSMYKTPGDIEVSGLIAASFAYGKVTLFKPVIRQILEKMGKSPYEFLINFDVKNEGKLFSGISYRFNRNEDVLAFLLVIGEILKNYGSIKTLFLQNFNGSIYNSISGFVQYALSVNTEPVYGNNRQPSGFLQFFPDPVKGSACKRINMYLRWMVRNKDIDFGLWTEIPPSDLVIPLDTHISKVARCLGLTKRKANDWRAAVEITQALSALDPLDPLKYDFALCHHGISGACKGEGSSECDKCSFAEFNLS; from the coding sequence ATGAAACTGAAAGAACTACTGGATAGTTTCTATGACTCTTTTGACTTTAAAGAAAGAGTTTTAAACGACCCGATAGAGTTCCCCTCTATGTATAAAACCCCCGGTGACATAGAGGTCTCAGGACTGATTGCCGCCTCTTTTGCTTACGGCAAAGTGACTTTGTTTAAACCGGTGATACGGCAAATCCTTGAAAAAATGGGAAAAAGTCCGTATGAGTTTCTCATAAATTTTGATGTTAAAAATGAGGGCAAATTATTTTCCGGCATTTCGTACAGATTTAACCGCAATGAAGACGTTTTGGCTTTTCTTTTGGTTATTGGTGAAATTTTAAAAAATTACGGCTCTATAAAAACACTTTTCTTGCAGAATTTTAACGGCAGCATCTATAACTCAATAAGCGGCTTTGTACAATACGCTCTCAGTGTAAATACGGAGCCGGTTTATGGCAATAACCGACAACCCAGTGGTTTTTTGCAGTTTTTTCCAGACCCCGTAAAAGGCAGTGCATGTAAACGAATTAATATGTATCTGCGGTGGATGGTGCGCAACAAGGATATTGACTTTGGACTTTGGACAGAAATACCGCCATCGGATCTGGTAATTCCACTTGACACGCATATATCAAAAGTAGCGCGATGTCTTGGGCTTACAAAAAGAAAAGCCAATGACTGGAGGGCTGCCGTTGAAATAACGCAGGCACTCAGTGCACTTGACCCCCTTGACCCGTTAAAATATGACTTTGCTCTTTGCCACCACGGCATATCAGGCGCCTGTAAGGGCGAGGGCAGCTCTGAGTGCGATAAGTGCTCTTTTGCGGAGTTTAATCTGTCTTAG